Proteins from a single region of Haloarcula laminariae:
- the gfcR gene encoding transcriptional regulator GfcR — MKNIDDLVESAADLAERGLSKGEIADELNVSRETASWLVERSGSGPAPTETAASGPHDIHVDWSALGRDSSRLHHIGCAMADLLSKQGEDVDLTIGIEKAGAPLATTVARELDTDLGTYAPSKHQWDDDESDTSDGSFSRNFAQIRDRDCYVVDDTVTSGNTMTETVEAIQQQGGNPVACVVLADKRGIEEIHGVPVYSLLQVIRVGSDQSSA, encoded by the coding sequence ATGAAGAACATCGACGACCTCGTCGAGAGTGCGGCGGACCTCGCCGAGCGAGGTCTCTCCAAGGGAGAGATAGCCGACGAACTGAACGTCTCCCGCGAGACTGCGAGCTGGCTGGTCGAGCGCAGCGGCTCCGGTCCCGCGCCCACGGAGACCGCCGCGAGCGGTCCCCACGACATCCACGTCGACTGGTCCGCGCTGGGCCGGGACAGCAGCCGCCTCCACCACATCGGCTGTGCCATGGCCGACCTGCTCTCGAAGCAGGGCGAAGACGTCGACCTCACCATCGGCATCGAGAAGGCCGGCGCGCCGCTTGCGACCACGGTCGCCCGTGAACTTGATACCGACCTCGGGACCTACGCCCCCTCGAAACACCAGTGGGACGACGACGAGAGCGACACCTCCGACGGTTCGTTCTCCCGGAACTTCGCACAGATTCGCGACCGGGACTGCTACGTCGTCGACGACACCGTCACCAGCGGCAACACGATGACGGAGACCGTCGAGGCCATCCAGCAACAGGGCGGCAACCCCGTCGCCTGCGTCGTGCTGGCCGACAAGCGTGGCATCGAGGAGATACACGGCGTCCCGGTGTACTCGCTGCTGCAGGTCATCCGCGTGGGCAGCGACCAGTCCTCGGCCTGA
- a CDS encoding Gfo/Idh/MocA family protein: MNERHEIEIGVIGLGNIARLHSDRLQKAGYGDVVTAGLDVDPDARGRFAAQYDADVYERQADLYSDVDAVLVTTPNKFHEEYVVGALEAGLDVFVEKPLAHSLASAERIAEAAKAAEGFCMVGFHNRFRDPVQVLLGYRDDGSMGELKHIEANYLRRRGVPGRGSWFTREALAGGGALIDIGVHAIDLSLYLLGFPEVVEVSGQTRATFGTRSEYAYVTMWGEDHGSAGFDVDDSASAFIRCADGTTIALEVSWASNRTDSQEYVVRGSGAGARLDLSNDEMDLYETVSTGVNHHRTSQIETAGNDAHAIELERFVDSVATGDPPGTNTVEQALAVQRVLDAIYRSSEEGRAISLTE; this comes from the coding sequence ATGAACGAGAGACATGAAATCGAGATAGGCGTCATCGGCCTCGGGAACATCGCTCGGCTCCACAGCGACCGCCTCCAGAAAGCGGGGTACGGCGACGTAGTCACCGCCGGACTGGACGTCGACCCCGACGCGCGCGGCCGGTTCGCCGCACAGTACGACGCGGACGTCTACGAACGACAGGCCGACCTCTACTCGGACGTCGACGCCGTCCTGGTGACGACGCCAAACAAGTTCCACGAGGAGTACGTCGTCGGCGCGCTGGAGGCCGGGCTGGACGTGTTCGTGGAGAAACCGCTCGCCCACTCCCTCGCGAGCGCCGAGCGCATCGCCGAGGCCGCCAAGGCGGCCGAGGGGTTCTGTATGGTCGGGTTCCACAACCGGTTTCGGGACCCGGTCCAGGTCCTCCTGGGCTACCGCGACGACGGGAGTATGGGCGAACTGAAACACATCGAGGCGAACTACCTCCGCCGGCGCGGCGTCCCCGGTCGGGGGTCGTGGTTCACGCGCGAGGCGCTGGCCGGCGGCGGGGCGCTCATCGACATCGGCGTCCACGCCATCGACCTCTCGCTGTACCTGCTCGGCTTCCCCGAGGTGGTCGAGGTGTCCGGACAGACGCGGGCGACCTTCGGCACCCGCTCCGAGTACGCCTACGTGACCATGTGGGGCGAGGACCACGGCTCCGCCGGGTTCGACGTCGACGATTCGGCCTCGGCGTTCATCCGGTGTGCCGACGGGACGACCATCGCACTGGAGGTGTCGTGGGCGTCAAACCGGACCGACAGCCAGGAGTACGTCGTCCGCGGGTCGGGGGCCGGCGCCCGGCTCGACCTGAGCAACGACGAGATGGATCTGTACGAGACCGTCTCGACCGGCGTCAACCACCATCGGACGTCACAGATAGAGACGGCCGGCAACGACGCACACGCCATCGAACTGGAGCGGTTCGTCGACAGCGTCGCGACCGGCGACCCGCCCGGGACCAACACCGTCGAGCAGGCCCTGGCGGTCCAGCGGGTGCTCGATGCCATCTACCGCTCCAGCGAGGAGGGGCGTGCCATCTCGCTTACGGAGTGA
- a CDS encoding gluconate 2-dehydrogenase subunit 3 family protein codes for MTELDRRDVLKALGAVGITVGGGAALLEWADDGDGDPIVTDHERRTLHAVARTVYPSEVDGIGSFVDGYMSRRLRADPERAGAVLDALSALDEYAQGWEETTFRKLDAATQEETLRAMGVAEADPVPDGAPRERVRHYLVNELVYGLYSSPTGGELVGIENPQGHPGGTESYQRPPDGE; via the coding sequence ATGACAGAACTCGACAGACGCGACGTGTTGAAGGCGCTCGGCGCGGTCGGCATCACCGTCGGCGGCGGCGCGGCGCTGCTCGAATGGGCCGACGACGGGGACGGCGACCCCATCGTCACTGACCACGAACGCCGGACGCTGCACGCGGTCGCACGGACCGTCTACCCCAGCGAGGTGGACGGTATCGGCTCGTTCGTCGACGGCTACATGTCCCGGCGGCTGCGGGCCGACCCGGAGCGGGCCGGGGCCGTCCTCGACGCGCTATCGGCTCTCGACGAGTACGCACAGGGGTGGGAGGAGACGACGTTCCGGAAGCTGGACGCGGCGACACAGGAGGAGACGCTCAGAGCGATGGGCGTGGCCGAAGCCGACCCCGTCCCCGACGGCGCCCCCCGAGAGCGGGTCCGGCACTACCTGGTCAACGAACTGGTGTACGGGCTCTACAGCTCGCCGACCGGCGGGGAACTCGTCGGCATCGAGAACCCGCAGGGCCACCCCGGCGGCACCGAGAGCTACCAGCGCCCGCCCGACGGGGAGTGA
- a CDS encoding M24 family metallopeptidase, translating to MSVTARLDAYLERNDLAAVWFARPNSFAWLTGGDNVVDRGGDIGLAAAGYDGDGVTVVTDNIEGSRLRAEELDDDVAVETYTWYETDLPSAVAEASPDPAAADFDVPGFEALDASTLRQPLTERQRERYRTLSAETAEAVETVARRVESTDTERAVAAALRGELAESGIDSPVALVGGAERAQRYRHYTPQAEPLGEYALLSVTAERGGLYTSCTRTIAFDAPDWLRERTRSAMRVEATALAATRAVGRDGGTAGDVFDAVQRAYDAVGWDGEWRNHHQGGAAGHAGREWIATPDSDNPVVLPQGYAWNPTVQGAKSEDTHLVTADGIELLSGTGEWPTRRVEAIGYDVALSRHAVLDR from the coding sequence ATGTCAGTCACCGCCCGACTCGACGCGTATCTGGAGCGCAACGACCTGGCCGCGGTCTGGTTCGCCCGACCGAACAGTTTCGCCTGGCTGACCGGCGGCGACAACGTCGTCGACCGGGGCGGCGATATCGGCCTCGCGGCGGCTGGCTACGACGGCGACGGGGTCACGGTCGTCACGGACAACATCGAGGGGTCGCGGCTGCGTGCGGAGGAACTCGACGACGACGTCGCGGTCGAGACCTACACGTGGTACGAGACTGACCTGCCCTCGGCCGTCGCCGAGGCGAGCCCGGACCCGGCCGCCGCCGACTTCGACGTGCCCGGCTTCGAGGCCCTGGACGCGTCCACGCTCCGACAGCCCCTGACCGAGCGCCAGCGCGAGCGGTATCGGACGCTGAGCGCCGAGACGGCCGAGGCGGTCGAGACGGTCGCCCGGCGAGTCGAGTCCACAGACACCGAACGGGCCGTCGCGGCGGCGCTACGGGGCGAACTGGCCGAATCGGGCATCGACTCGCCGGTCGCGCTGGTCGGCGGGGCCGAGCGCGCACAGCGGTACCGCCACTACACGCCCCAGGCCGAGCCGCTGGGCGAGTACGCCCTGCTCTCGGTGACCGCCGAGCGCGGGGGGCTGTACACCAGTTGCACCCGGACGATAGCGTTCGACGCGCCCGATTGGCTCCGCGAGCGGACGCGCTCGGCGATGCGGGTCGAGGCGACCGCGCTGGCCGCGACGCGGGCCGTCGGCCGCGACGGTGGCACGGCCGGTGACGTCTTCGACGCCGTCCAGCGGGCCTACGACGCCGTCGGGTGGGACGGCGAGTGGCGCAACCACCACCAGGGCGGCGCGGCGGGCCACGCCGGCCGGGAGTGGATTGCGACCCCAGACAGCGACAACCCAGTCGTACTCCCCCAGGGGTACGCCTGGAATCCGACCGTCCAGGGGGCGAAAAGCGAGGACACGCATCTGGTCACCGCTGACGGTATCGAACTCCTCTCGGGGACGGGCGAGTGGCCGACCCGGCGGGTCGAAGCTATCGGCTACGACGTTGCGCTGTCCCGTCACGCCGTCCTCGACCGCTGA
- the trmB gene encoding HTH-type sugar sensing transcriptional regulator TrmB, with translation MPSDDLEAALDGVISRFNLGEYEITAYLAVLQHGELTASEIAERTDIPQPRVYDTVRSLGDVGLVELKESRPMKVIAIDPREAFGDIQESLDELVDDLSARYTAPAREPEAVSLVKSRPTILRYLEDIIDAAEYELLLSLTPALLDRFEDRLQRRRESGIATEILLSPAADAPDPDTFDYDAVATTVKGRRGITTPVVAVADGNYSMYATRESVRGAPDRYGVIFNRSELGFLVSGFLNTVLWTTAETIATADTELPFPRRYGTIRRCVSDLEELDGVFYATIEGRNVVTGDDWVVEGQVGEVSFGTNREVATLVVETEDGPIDVGGQVAAYEDIEAYEIRVGRDAPPSV, from the coding sequence ATGCCATCCGACGACCTGGAGGCGGCGCTGGACGGGGTCATCTCGCGGTTCAACCTCGGCGAGTACGAGATAACGGCGTATCTGGCGGTCCTCCAGCACGGGGAGTTGACCGCATCGGAGATAGCCGAGCGGACTGATATCCCCCAGCCGCGGGTGTACGACACCGTCCGGAGCCTGGGCGATGTCGGCCTGGTCGAACTCAAGGAGTCCAGGCCGATGAAAGTGATAGCCATCGACCCGCGGGAGGCGTTCGGCGACATCCAGGAGTCGCTGGACGAGCTGGTCGACGACCTCTCGGCGCGCTACACCGCCCCCGCCAGGGAGCCAGAGGCCGTCTCGCTCGTCAAGTCCCGGCCCACCATCCTCCGCTATCTGGAGGACATCATCGACGCCGCCGAGTACGAACTCCTGTTGTCGCTGACTCCCGCCCTGCTCGACCGCTTCGAGGACAGGCTACAGCGCCGACGGGAGTCGGGAATCGCCACGGAAATCCTGCTGTCGCCGGCCGCCGACGCGCCCGACCCCGACACGTTCGATTACGACGCCGTGGCGACCACGGTGAAGGGACGCCGGGGCATCACGACTCCGGTGGTGGCCGTCGCCGACGGGAACTACTCGATGTACGCCACCCGGGAGTCGGTCAGGGGCGCTCCCGACCGCTACGGCGTCATTTTCAACCGTTCGGAGCTCGGATTCCTGGTCTCGGGCTTTCTCAACACCGTCCTCTGGACGACGGCGGAGACCATCGCGACTGCCGACACCGAACTCCCGTTTCCGCGGCGTTACGGCACTATCCGCCGGTGCGTCTCCGACTTAGAGGAACTGGACGGGGTGTTCTACGCGACCATCGAGGGCCGAAACGTCGTGACCGGCGACGACTGGGTCGTCGAAGGGCAGGTCGGGGAGGTCTCCTTCGGGACGAACCGGGAAGTTGCCACGCTCGTTGTCGAGACCGAGGACGGGCCAATCGACGTTGGCGGGCAGGTCGCTGCCTACGAGGACATCGAGGCCTACGAGATTCGGGTCGGTCGGGACGCCCCGCCGTCCGTCTGA
- a CDS encoding dolichyl-phosphate hexose transferase — MSSQQSGETGTAYTFDDLAVVMGTYNEEDAIATVLEDIATVTDGRAEVICVDGSSDRTPEIAREHGATVVEQEPQGYGVAVRAAVLAPDRPVVVTTDCDDTYPMERLPDFLDEINDGADVVSGDRLYYGADEMPGLNKLGNELFALLASVAMGERVHDTTTGMRAYRREVVQKIRWTENTGLSAELLMRPLMRGYDVRERPIEYDERKGETKLDPFEGGAAIAKSILKVAAEERLR, encoded by the coding sequence ATGAGTTCACAGCAGTCAGGCGAGACCGGCACGGCGTACACGTTCGACGATCTCGCCGTCGTGATGGGCACCTACAACGAGGAAGACGCGATAGCCACCGTCCTGGAGGACATCGCGACCGTCACCGACGGCCGTGCCGAAGTCATCTGTGTCGACGGCTCCAGCGACCGGACGCCCGAAATCGCCCGCGAACACGGCGCGACGGTCGTCGAACAGGAGCCACAGGGGTACGGCGTCGCCGTGCGCGCGGCCGTCCTGGCGCCGGACCGGCCGGTCGTCGTCACGACCGACTGCGACGACACCTATCCGATGGAGCGGCTCCCGGACTTCCTCGACGAGATAAACGACGGCGCCGACGTCGTCAGCGGCGACCGGCTCTACTACGGCGCCGACGAGATGCCCGGGCTGAACAAACTCGGCAACGAGCTGTTCGCCCTGCTGGCCTCCGTCGCGATGGGCGAGCGCGTCCACGACACGACGACCGGGATGCGGGCCTACCGCCGCGAGGTCGTCCAGAAGATACGATGGACCGAGAACACCGGGCTCTCGGCCGAGCTGTTGATGCGCCCGCTGATGCGCGGCTACGACGTGCGCGAACGCCCCATCGAGTACGACGAGCGCAAGGGCGAGACCAAGCTCGACCCGTTCGAGGGCGGGGCCGCCATCGCCAAGTCCATCCTGAAAGTCGCCGCCGAGGAGCGGCTCCGGTAG
- a CDS encoding glucose 1-dehydrogenase — protein sequence MKAIGVTREGDDVELLDVARPEPSEGEALVRTLRVGVDGTDHEVIAGSHGGYPEGAEHMILGHEAVGVVEDGNGSGLEAGQVVVPTVRRKPDGETNDYFRRGEPDMAPDGEYVERGIVGEHGFMAEYFTSPADNLVPIPDHLAEYGMLIEPVSIAEKANDHAFSTREPFEWRPEAACVLGNGSLGLLTLWMLGREFDRTYCVGRRDRPDPTIDVIDELGATYVDSRETPVDQLPDDHEAVDYVFEATGYAPHAVQTVDALAPNGVGALLGIPGPWEFEIDGGTFHKEIVLHNKCLIGTVNSHVKHFEAAVDTLDEMPQWLLDDLVTTVASPDSVDAAFEDDEDQIKAVVEFDTL from the coding sequence ATGAAAGCTATCGGTGTCACTCGCGAGGGGGACGACGTGGAGCTACTCGACGTAGCCCGGCCGGAGCCGTCCGAGGGGGAGGCGCTGGTGAGGACGCTGCGTGTCGGCGTCGACGGGACCGACCACGAGGTCATCGCGGGCTCACACGGCGGCTACCCCGAGGGCGCGGAACACATGATACTGGGTCACGAGGCCGTCGGCGTCGTCGAGGACGGCAACGGGTCCGGGCTCGAAGCCGGGCAGGTCGTCGTCCCCACCGTCCGCCGGAAACCCGACGGGGAGACGAACGACTACTTCCGCCGCGGCGAGCCCGATATGGCCCCCGACGGGGAGTACGTCGAACGGGGCATCGTCGGCGAACACGGGTTCATGGCGGAGTACTTCACCTCGCCCGCAGACAACCTCGTCCCGATTCCCGACCACCTGGCGGAGTACGGGATGCTGATCGAACCCGTCTCCATCGCCGAGAAGGCCAACGACCACGCCTTCTCGACCCGTGAGCCCTTCGAGTGGCGCCCCGAGGCCGCCTGCGTCCTGGGCAACGGCTCGCTCGGGCTCCTGACCCTGTGGATGCTCGGCCGGGAGTTCGACCGGACCTACTGCGTGGGCCGCCGGGACCGCCCGGACCCGACTATCGACGTCATCGACGAACTCGGCGCCACCTACGTCGACTCCCGCGAGACGCCCGTCGACCAGCTACCGGACGACCACGAGGCCGTCGACTACGTCTTCGAGGCGACCGGATACGCGCCCCACGCCGTCCAGACCGTCGACGCGCTCGCGCCCAACGGCGTCGGCGCCTTGCTCGGCATACCCGGGCCCTGGGAGTTCGAAATCGACGGCGGGACCTTCCACAAGGAAATCGTCCTGCACAACAAGTGTCTCATCGGCACCGTCAACTCCCACGTCAAGCACTTCGAGGCCGCCGTCGACACCCTCGACGAGATGCCCCAGTGGTTGCTCGACGACCTCGTGACGACGGTCGCGAGCCCCGACAGCGTCGACGCGGCCTTCGAGGACGACGAGGACCAGATAAAGGCCGTCGTCGAGTTCGACACGCTGTGA
- a CDS encoding glycosyltransferase family 39 protein, producing MSRLRRPRAQAALVAVVGGLAVYAIAHVVFPYHTSNHDEAVYLQQAAMLLEGQLFLRPPVDGPFRPWFFVESGRGLYSKYTPPTAAVFAVGKLLGGYRIALGLVATGALAGTYHTVREVFDARTGVVASVLMLASPLFVVEASVFLSYVPAMCWNLAFAASYLHADRSGSRRTAALAGLAVGVAFFTRPYTAVLFAVPFILHALWSLRGRERPVVERVGLTALFGLAGVAVTLGYNVVMTGDPLVFPYQAFAPLDGLGFGYREIAGHSETFTPSLSLRANAEVLWLFATEWVVAGPLGVLAALVGLRTVRRRGFDDRQLALAGVGLSVPLGNLLFWGNFNILGELADPTDGLVSFFGPYYHTDLLVPVVAFGAVGLFSAVEWARETVPDHVSGERAAPAVTALLLVGATVGAGVAVAAVAAPLGENYDVTQQYEQAYEPFDGRDLDDAVVFLPRTYGNWLNHPFQTLRNDPGFDGETVYAMQRQQFAVVDSYPDRSYYRYVYRGQWAPFLDQPVEPRLQRVREASGETVRTDISATVPAAVESVTVQLHNGTTNTSANEFTTATDTSPLSLRLRTDANRSRLGGDSLDESIAVPTPESGTVTVVAFVDYGTDRAVKYRWVLPVNETDSGVRALTPRMEVCWSERLCGGQAAYVPGAHRDGIALNATVRQG from the coding sequence ATGAGCCGACTGCGACGGCCCCGCGCGCAGGCGGCGCTCGTCGCAGTCGTCGGCGGGCTGGCAGTCTATGCCATCGCCCACGTCGTCTTTCCGTACCACACCAGCAACCACGACGAGGCGGTGTATCTCCAGCAGGCCGCGATGCTGCTTGAGGGGCAGCTCTTTTTGCGCCCGCCGGTCGACGGCCCCTTCCGGCCCTGGTTCTTCGTCGAGAGCGGCCGGGGGCTGTACTCGAAGTACACGCCGCCGACGGCGGCGGTGTTCGCCGTCGGGAAGCTGCTGGGCGGCTACCGAATCGCGCTCGGGCTCGTCGCGACCGGCGCGCTCGCCGGGACCTACCACACGGTTCGGGAAGTCTTCGACGCCCGGACCGGTGTCGTCGCGAGCGTGCTCATGCTCGCCTCGCCGCTGTTTGTCGTGGAGGCCTCCGTCTTCCTCTCGTACGTGCCGGCGATGTGCTGGAACCTGGCCTTCGCGGCGTCGTACCTCCACGCCGACCGGAGCGGCAGTCGGCGGACCGCGGCGCTCGCGGGGCTCGCGGTGGGGGTCGCCTTCTTCACCCGGCCCTACACCGCGGTGCTGTTCGCGGTGCCCTTCATCCTGCACGCGCTGTGGTCGCTCCGCGGCAGGGAACGGCCGGTCGTCGAGCGCGTCGGGCTGACCGCACTGTTCGGGCTGGCCGGCGTCGCCGTCACGCTGGGGTACAACGTCGTGATGACCGGCGACCCGCTCGTGTTCCCCTACCAGGCGTTCGCGCCCCTGGACGGGCTCGGCTTCGGCTACCGTGAGATAGCCGGCCACTCGGAGACGTTCACGCCGTCGCTCTCGCTGCGGGCCAACGCCGAGGTGCTGTGGCTGTTCGCCACGGAGTGGGTCGTCGCCGGCCCGCTCGGCGTCCTCGCCGCCCTGGTCGGCCTCCGGACCGTCCGACGGCGGGGGTTCGACGACCGTCAGCTCGCGCTGGCCGGCGTCGGCCTCAGTGTCCCGCTCGGGAACCTCCTCTTCTGGGGGAACTTCAACATTCTCGGCGAACTCGCCGACCCGACCGACGGGCTCGTCTCCTTCTTCGGGCCGTACTACCACACGGACCTGCTCGTCCCGGTCGTCGCCTTCGGTGCCGTCGGCCTGTTCTCGGCCGTCGAGTGGGCCCGTGAGACGGTCCCGGACCACGTGAGCGGCGAGCGCGCGGCGCCGGCCGTGACCGCCCTGTTGCTGGTCGGGGCCACGGTCGGAGCCGGTGTCGCCGTGGCCGCCGTCGCGGCTCCGCTCGGAGAGAACTACGACGTGACCCAACAGTACGAGCAGGCCTACGAGCCCTTCGACGGGCGCGACCTCGACGACGCCGTCGTCTTCCTGCCGCGGACCTACGGGAACTGGCTCAACCACCCGTTCCAGACGCTGCGAAACGACCCCGGCTTCGACGGCGAGACGGTGTATGCCATGCAGCGCCAGCAGTTCGCCGTCGTCGACAGCTACCCCGACCGGAGCTACTACCGGTACGTCTATCGGGGCCAGTGGGCGCCGTTCCTCGACCAGCCCGTCGAGCCGCGGCTCCAGCGCGTGCGGGAGGCGAGCGGGGAGACGGTACGCACCGACATCTCGGCGACGGTGCCCGCGGCGGTGGAGTCGGTCACCGTCCAGCTACACAACGGGACGACAAACACCAGCGCGAACGAGTTCACCACCGCCACCGATACGTCGCCGCTCTCCCTGCGGCTTCGCACCGACGCAAACCGGAGTCGCCTCGGCGGCGACAGTCTCGACGAGAGTATAGCCGTTCCCACGCCGGAGAGCGGAACCGTGACTGTCGTCGCCTTCGTCGATTACGGCACGGACCGAGCCGTAAAGTACCGCTGGGTCCTCCCGGTAAACGAGACGGACTCGGGCGTGCGGGCCCTGACGCCGCGGATGGAGGTGTGCTGGTCCGAGCGGCTCTGTGGCGGCCAGGCCGCTTACGTGCCCGGCGCCCATCGCGACGGCATCGCACTCAACGCAACGGTGAGACAGGGATGA
- a CDS encoding ABC transporter ATP-binding protein — protein sequence MAENQSKQRISEFETIETAVDDPERTVLSIEGVSKEYGAEKAVEGLSLSVKDGELLTLLGPSGCGKTTTLRMLAGLEAPSEGTITIAGETVTGDADGPFRKPEERDVGIVFQDYALFPHLTVAENIAFGLDDLDEAETDARVAELLELVDLEAHEEKMPSQLSGGQQQRVALARSLAPEPDVLLLDEPFSNLDVRLRVEMREEVRRILKRAGVTAISVTHDQEEALSISDRVAIMNDGTIAQVGDPGEVFENPESRFVASFLGQASFLSARVTDRLETGLGSFGLERLNGPIQAYDGAMVDVLVRPDDLQAIPASEPKADGYVVHRQYNGPNFIYRVELHSGDVVHCMHNHVETFEAGQPVEVDLAADHELAWYPAE from the coding sequence ATGGCAGAAAACCAATCAAAGCAGCGGATTTCCGAGTTCGAGACGATAGAGACAGCGGTCGACGACCCGGAGCGGACGGTGCTCTCCATCGAGGGCGTCTCGAAGGAGTACGGGGCCGAGAAAGCCGTCGAGGGGCTCTCGCTGTCGGTCAAGGACGGGGAGCTGCTGACGCTTTTGGGCCCGTCGGGCTGCGGGAAGACGACCACGCTCCGGATGCTCGCCGGCCTGGAGGCGCCGAGCGAGGGGACCATCACCATCGCCGGCGAGACGGTGACCGGCGACGCCGACGGCCCCTTCAGGAAGCCCGAGGAGCGCGACGTGGGCATCGTCTTCCAGGACTACGCCCTCTTTCCCCATCTCACCGTCGCCGAGAACATCGCCTTCGGGCTCGACGACCTCGACGAGGCCGAGACCGACGCCCGGGTCGCTGAGCTGCTGGAGCTGGTCGACCTGGAGGCCCACGAGGAGAAGATGCCCAGCCAGCTCTCGGGCGGGCAACAACAGCGGGTGGCGCTGGCCCGCTCGCTGGCCCCGGAGCCGGACGTGCTCCTGCTCGACGAGCCGTTCTCGAACCTCGACGTGCGCCTGCGCGTCGAGATGCGCGAGGAAGTGCGGCGCATCCTCAAGCGGGCGGGCGTCACCGCCATCTCGGTGACCCACGACCAGGAGGAGGCCCTCTCCATCAGCGACCGGGTCGCCATCATGAACGACGGCACCATCGCACAGGTTGGCGACCCGGGCGAAGTGTTCGAGAACCCCGAGAGCCGTTTCGTCGCGAGTTTCCTCGGACAGGCCAGCTTCCTCTCGGCCCGCGTGACCGACCGGCTCGAGACCGGGCTGGGGAGTTTCGGACTCGAACGGCTGAACGGCCCCATCCAGGCCTACGACGGCGCGATGGTGGACGTGCTGGTCCGGCCGGACGACCTGCAGGCGATCCCCGCCAGCGAGCCGAAGGCCGACGGCTACGTCGTCCACCGCCAGTACAACGGCCCCAACTTCATCTACCGGGTCGAGCTGCACAGCGGCGACGTGGTCCACTGCATGCACAACCACGTCGAGACGTTCGAGGCCGGCCAGCCGGTCGAGGTAGACCTGGCCGCCGACCACGAGCTGGCCTGGTACCCCGCTGAATGA